The following are encoded together in the Dysgonomonadaceae bacterium PH5-43 genome:
- a CDS encoding surface polysaccharide O-acyltransferase-like enzyme (product_source=COG3274; cog=COG3274; pfam=PF01757; superfamily=81665; transmembrane_helix_parts=Inside_1_11,TMhelix_12_34,Outside_35_46,TMhelix_47_69,Inside_70_89,TMhelix_90_112,Outside_113_118) has protein sequence MNNTERKHITWVDLLRVVACFLVVLSHACDPFVGQFNNNHYEFLTGAFIGSFVRPCVPLFVMMSAVLLLPINMSMTNFYKKRTKRLLTPFIFWSLTLPILYYFYVNSGVSIVSPNILF, from the coding sequence ATGAATAACACAGAAAGAAAACACATCACTTGGGTTGACTTACTTAGAGTAGTTGCCTGCTTTTTAGTTGTATTATCGCACGCCTGCGATCCTTTTGTTGGGCAGTTCAACAATAATCATTACGAATTTTTAACGGGAGCCTTCATAGGAAGTTTTGTTCGTCCGTGCGTTCCTTTATTTGTAATGATGTCTGCGGTATTATTATTACCGATTAATATGAGTATGACCAATTTTTACAAGAAAAGAACAAAAAGGTTACTAACGCCTTTCATCTTTTGGTCGTTGACGCTACCCATATTATATTATTTCTATGTAAACTCGGGAGTTTCTATTGTAAGTCCTAACATATTATTCTAA